Proteins from a single region of Equus asinus isolate D_3611 breed Donkey chromosome 17, EquAss-T2T_v2, whole genome shotgun sequence:
- the SMTNL1 gene encoding smoothelin-like protein 1, protein MEQKEGKPSEDGTTVSPTAEAPGTLGGEASAEEVAKGTAEKTVKEGTPDEAGKQERAPAENEDSISAEFEGEANGLSEVKVESKGEIEPQKEDGGKEEATAAPQEMTHRKEETKSEPKQAEGKEKTMLASEKQKADEKEAKPESREKADVNEEAKAELKQAAGEQEPKAGAREAEEQEEAAAASQESDKTQEPKAEAQEKAHVPEAQADSQKKAAVEDEAKAEPQEADVKEEVESGSPNEEQDEGEERESEEGAGVMPSSPEEWPESPTEEGHGTSPDGLGPDTVASGETSPSASESSPSDVPQSPKEPPPSQEEKKKEKVPERRVSAPARPRGPRAQNRKAIVDKFGGAASGTTALFRNTKAAGAAIGGVKNMLLEWCRAMTKKYEHVDIQNFSSSWSSGMAFCALIHKFFPDAFDYTALDPTQRRHNFTLAFSTAEKLADCAQLLEVDDMVRLAVPDSKCVYTYIQELYRSLVQKGLVKTKKK, encoded by the exons atggagcagaaggaagggaagcCCTCTGAGGACGGGACCACCGTCTCCCCGACTGCAGAGGCCCCAGGGACGCTGGGAGGTGAAGCCTCTGCAGAGGAGGTGGCCAAAGGCACAGCAGAGAAGACTGTCAAAGAGGGGACCCCAGATGAGgcaggaaaacaggaaagagCACCAGCCGAGAACGAGGACAGCATTTCAGCTGAATTCGAGGGGGAAGCAAATGGGTTGAGTGAGGTCAAGGTGGAATCCAAAGGGGAGATCGAACCTCAGAAGGAAGATGGTGGGAAGGAAGAGGCCACAGCGGCTCCTCAGGAGATGACCCATAGGAAAGAAGAGACCAAATCTGAACCCAAGCAGgctgagggaaaagagaagaccatgctggcctctgagaagcagaaggcTGATGAGAAAGAGGCCAAGCCTGAATCTAGGGAGAAAGCTGACGTGAATGAGGAGGCCAAGGCTGAGCTGAAGCAGGCCGCTGGGGAGCAGGAGCCCAAGGCTGGAGCTAGGGAGgctgaggagcaggaggaggccgcGGCAGCCTCTCAGGAGAGCGACAAAACACAGGAGCCCAAGGCTGAAGCCCAGGAGAAAGCCCATGTCCCAGAGGCCCAGGCAGACTCTCAGAAGAAGGCTGCTGTGGAAGATGAGGCCAAGGCTGAACCTCAGGAGGCTGATGtgaaggaggaggtg GAGTCAGGCAGTCCTAATGAGGAGCAGgatgagggggaggagagagagtcagAGGAAGGGGCAGGAGTGATGCCCAGCTCCCCTGAGGAGTGGCCCGAGAGCCCCACGGAGGAGGGCCACGGCACCAGCCCAG ATGGGTTGGGTCCAGATACCGTGGCTTCTGGAGAGACCAGTCCTTCAGCCAG TGAGTCTTCACCCAGCGATGTGCCCCAGAGTCCCAAGGAGCCCCCTCCCTcacaggaggagaagaagaaggagaaggtaCCTGAGCGCAGGGTGTCAGCCCCTGCCCGGCCCCGGGGGCCCCGTGCACAGAACCGCAAAGCCATCGTGGACAAGTTTGGCGG GGCAGCCTCGGGCACCACAGCCCTGTTCCGAAACACCAAGGCAGCTGGGGCAGCCATTGGCGGTGTCAAGAACATGCTCTTGGAGTGGTGCCGGGCCATGACCAAAAAATACGAG CACGTGGACATCCAGAACTTCTCTTCAAGCTGGAGCAGCGGCATGGCCTTCTGCGCCCTCATCCACAAGTTCTTCCCCGATGCCTTTGACTACACGGCGCTGGACCCCACGCAGCGCCGGCACAACTTCACCCTGGCGTTCTCCACGGCAGA GAAACTAGCCGACTGCGCCCAGCTACTGGAGGTGGATGACATGGTGCGGCTGGCGGTGCCTGACTCCAAATGTGTCTACACCTACATCCAGGAGCTGTACCGCAGCCTTGTGCAAAAGGGACTGGTGAAGACCAAGAAGAAATGA
- the UBE2L6 gene encoding ubiquitin/ISG15-conjugating enzyme E2 L6 isoform X2: MRGERHWAEGARSSSLELEDLQKQLPRYLRDLFSDDADVLVWHALLLPEKPPYNLKAFKLRINFPEEYPFRPPTVKFTTKIYHPNVDSDGQVCLPIISNENWKPCTKTCQVLEALNVLVNTPDLGQPLRVRLADLLMQDPELFHREAEEFTLQFGEARPS, from the exons ATGAGAGGTGAGAGACACTGGGCAGAAGGTGCGAGAAGCAGTTCGTTG GAGCTGGAGGATCTTCAGAAGCAGCTTCCCAGGTACCTGCGGGACCTGTTCAGCGATGATGCCGACGTCCTGGTGTGGCAtgccctcctcctgcct GAGAAACCGCCATACAACCTCAAGGCCTTTAAGCTGCGCATCAACTTCCCCGAGGAGTATCCGTTCAGGCCCCCCACGGTGAAATTCACAACCAAGATCTACCACCCCAACGTGGACAGTGACGGACAGGTGTGCCTGCCCATCATCAGCAATGAGAACTGGAAGCCTTGCACCAAGACCTGCCAAG tcctggaggccctcAACGTGCTGGTGAACACACCAGACCTGGGGCAGCCCCTTCGGGTGAGACTCGCTGACCTGCTGATGCAGGACCCGGAGCTGTTCCACAGGGAGGCCGAAGAGTTCACCCTGCAGTTTGGAGAGGCCCGACCCTCCTAA
- the UBE2L6 gene encoding ubiquitin/ISG15-conjugating enzyme E2 L6 isoform X4 — translation MTASKRVAKELEDLQKQLPRYLRDLFSDDADVLVWHALLLPEKPPYNLKAFKLRINFPEEYPFRPPTVKFTTKIYHPNVDSDGQVCLPIISNENWKPCTKTCQVLEALNVLVNTPDLGQPLRVRLADLLMQDPELFHREAEEFTLQFGEARPS, via the exons ATGACGGCGAGCAAGCGGGTGGCGAAG GAGCTGGAGGATCTTCAGAAGCAGCTTCCCAGGTACCTGCGGGACCTGTTCAGCGATGATGCCGACGTCCTGGTGTGGCAtgccctcctcctgcct GAGAAACCGCCATACAACCTCAAGGCCTTTAAGCTGCGCATCAACTTCCCCGAGGAGTATCCGTTCAGGCCCCCCACGGTGAAATTCACAACCAAGATCTACCACCCCAACGTGGACAGTGACGGACAGGTGTGCCTGCCCATCATCAGCAATGAGAACTGGAAGCCTTGCACCAAGACCTGCCAAG tcctggaggccctcAACGTGCTGGTGAACACACCAGACCTGGGGCAGCCCCTTCGGGTGAGACTCGCTGACCTGCTGATGCAGGACCCGGAGCTGTTCCACAGGGAGGCCGAAGAGTTCACCCTGCAGTTTGGAGAGGCCCGACCCTCCTAA
- the UBE2L6 gene encoding ubiquitin/ISG15-conjugating enzyme E2 L6 isoform X3, whose product MPRWTWRCPAELEDLQKQLPRYLRDLFSDDADVLVWHALLLPEKPPYNLKAFKLRINFPEEYPFRPPTVKFTTKIYHPNVDSDGQVCLPIISNENWKPCTKTCQVLEALNVLVNTPDLGQPLRVRLADLLMQDPELFHREAEEFTLQFGEARPS is encoded by the exons ATGCCAAGGTGGACCTGGAGGTGTCCTGCA GAGCTGGAGGATCTTCAGAAGCAGCTTCCCAGGTACCTGCGGGACCTGTTCAGCGATGATGCCGACGTCCTGGTGTGGCAtgccctcctcctgcct GAGAAACCGCCATACAACCTCAAGGCCTTTAAGCTGCGCATCAACTTCCCCGAGGAGTATCCGTTCAGGCCCCCCACGGTGAAATTCACAACCAAGATCTACCACCCCAACGTGGACAGTGACGGACAGGTGTGCCTGCCCATCATCAGCAATGAGAACTGGAAGCCTTGCACCAAGACCTGCCAAG tcctggaggccctcAACGTGCTGGTGAACACACCAGACCTGGGGCAGCCCCTTCGGGTGAGACTCGCTGACCTGCTGATGCAGGACCCGGAGCTGTTCCACAGGGAGGCCGAAGAGTTCACCCTGCAGTTTGGAGAGGCCCGACCCTCCTAA
- the UBE2L6 gene encoding ubiquitin/ISG15-conjugating enzyme E2 L6 isoform X5, whose amino-acid sequence MTASKRVAKELEDLQKQLPRYLRDLFSDDADVLVWHALLLPEKPPYNLKAFKLRINFPEEYPFRPPTVKFTTKIYHPNVDSDGQVCLPIISNENWKPCTKTCQAPTPAPVHSCVFLDVGPSSCDTWDAASAWPDKRRHVLAQDLNWRNPGPRKQSVRT is encoded by the exons ATGACGGCGAGCAAGCGGGTGGCGAAG GAGCTGGAGGATCTTCAGAAGCAGCTTCCCAGGTACCTGCGGGACCTGTTCAGCGATGATGCCGACGTCCTGGTGTGGCAtgccctcctcctgcct GAGAAACCGCCATACAACCTCAAGGCCTTTAAGCTGCGCATCAACTTCCCCGAGGAGTATCCGTTCAGGCCCCCCACGGTGAAATTCACAACCAAGATCTACCACCCCAACGTGGACAGTGACGGACAGGTGTGCCTGCCCATCATCAGCAATGAGAACTGGAAGCCTTGCACCAAGACCTGCCAAG cccctaccccagcccccgtacacagttgtgtatttttggatgtgggtccctctagctgtgacacgtgggacgctgcctcagcatggcccgacaagcggcgccatgtcctcgcccaggatctgaactggcgaaaccccgggccacggaagcagagcgtgcgaacttaa
- the UBE2L6 gene encoding ubiquitin/ISG15-conjugating enzyme E2 L6 isoform X1: MRGERHWAEGARSSSLELEDLQKQLPRYLRDLFSDDADVLVWHALLLPEKPPYNLKAFKLRINFPEEYPFRPPTVKFTTKIYHPNVDSDGQVCLPIISNENWKPCTKTCQAPTPAPVHSCVFLDVGPSSCDTWDAASAWPDKRRHVLAQDLNWRNPGPRKQSVRT; encoded by the exons ATGAGAGGTGAGAGACACTGGGCAGAAGGTGCGAGAAGCAGTTCGTTG GAGCTGGAGGATCTTCAGAAGCAGCTTCCCAGGTACCTGCGGGACCTGTTCAGCGATGATGCCGACGTCCTGGTGTGGCAtgccctcctcctgcct GAGAAACCGCCATACAACCTCAAGGCCTTTAAGCTGCGCATCAACTTCCCCGAGGAGTATCCGTTCAGGCCCCCCACGGTGAAATTCACAACCAAGATCTACCACCCCAACGTGGACAGTGACGGACAGGTGTGCCTGCCCATCATCAGCAATGAGAACTGGAAGCCTTGCACCAAGACCTGCCAAG cccctaccccagcccccgtacacagttgtgtatttttggatgtgggtccctctagctgtgacacgtgggacgctgcctcagcatggcccgacaagcggcgccatgtcctcgcccaggatctgaactggcgaaaccccgggccacggaagcagagcgtgcgaacttaa